From the Clostridium putrefaciens genome, one window contains:
- a CDS encoding sodium-translocating pyrophosphatase, which yields MNNTYIYLVAFSGILALIFAFILAKDISKQDAGNDRMKEIAGYIHEGAMAFLNREYRYLAVFIVIVAAIIVMFLNWQTAICFVVGAIFSMVAGYFGMIVATKANVRTAEAARHGQSPALKIAFSGGAVMGMSVVGLGVLGFSILYLIFGGNSVYLTGFGLGASSIALFARVGGGIYTKAADVGADLVGKVEAGIPEDDPRNPAVIADNVGDNVGDVAGMGADLFESYVGSMISAITLGAVVFTTGEGILYPMVLMGIGIIASIIGSLLARNSKNPNPQKALNSGTYVGGIIVIISAAVLSKTVFGNYKAFFAVAAGLVVGMIIGKVTEVYTSSDYKSVKDISDQAETGAATTIIAGLAVGMKSTVVPIILIAIGILVSYSVMGGFGDAARGLYGISLAAIGMLSITGLTVAVDAYGPIADNAGGIAEMAHLPAEVREITDKLDSVGNTTAAIGKGFAIGSAALTALALFASYAQAVNLNNIDLLNPVTLVGLLIGAMLPFLFGALTMESVGKAANEMVEEVRRQFREIPGIMEETTKPDYARCVEISTAAALKEMILPGILAIVIPILVGILLGAEALGGLIGGAVATGVLMAIMMSNAGGAWDNAKKYVESGVHGGKGSYAHKATVVGDTVGDPFKDTSGPSMNILIKLMTIVSLVFAPVIVQYGGILINMFK from the coding sequence ATGAATAATACTTATATCTATTTAGTAGCGTTTAGTGGAATTTTAGCTCTTATATTTGCTTTTATTCTAGCTAAGGATATATCCAAGCAAGATGCTGGTAACGATAGAATGAAAGAGATTGCTGGATACATACACGAAGGAGCTATGGCTTTTTTGAACAGGGAATATAGATATCTTGCAGTATTTATAGTTATTGTTGCGGCAATTATAGTTATGTTTTTAAACTGGCAGACTGCAATTTGTTTTGTAGTAGGAGCTATCTTCTCTATGGTTGCAGGATACTTTGGTATGATAGTTGCAACTAAGGCAAATGTTAGAACAGCAGAAGCAGCAAGACATGGTCAAAGCCCAGCTTTGAAAATTGCATTTTCAGGTGGAGCTGTAATGGGAATGAGTGTAGTAGGTCTTGGAGTACTAGGATTTAGTATATTATACCTAATATTTGGTGGTAACTCAGTTTATTTAACAGGTTTTGGTCTTGGAGCAAGTTCAATTGCATTATTTGCCCGTGTTGGTGGTGGTATTTATACTAAAGCTGCAGACGTTGGAGCAGATCTTGTAGGAAAAGTTGAAGCAGGAATACCTGAAGATGACCCAAGAAATCCAGCAGTTATAGCAGACAACGTTGGAGATAATGTTGGAGACGTTGCTGGTATGGGAGCAGATTTATTTGAGTCTTATGTAGGATCTATGATATCCGCTATAACTTTAGGAGCAGTTGTATTTACAACTGGAGAAGGAATCTTATATCCTATGGTATTAATGGGCATAGGAATAATAGCATCAATCATAGGATCTTTATTAGCTAGAAATAGCAAAAACCCTAATCCTCAAAAAGCATTAAATTCAGGAACTTATGTAGGTGGAATAATAGTTATTATATCAGCTGCAGTATTAAGTAAAACTGTATTTGGAAACTATAAAGCTTTCTTTGCAGTAGCAGCAGGACTTGTAGTTGGTATGATAATTGGTAAGGTTACAGAAGTTTATACATCTTCTGATTACAAGTCAGTTAAAGATATAAGCGATCAAGCGGAGACAGGCGCAGCTACTACTATAATAGCTGGTTTAGCTGTAGGAATGAAATCTACAGTAGTTCCAATAATATTAATAGCTATTGGTATACTTGTTTCATATTCTGTTATGGGTGGATTTGGAGATGCCGCTAGGGGACTTTATGGAATATCCCTTGCAGCTATAGGAATGCTATCTATAACAGGTTTAACAGTAGCTGTAGATGCTTACGGCCCAATAGCTGATAACGCTGGTGGTATAGCAGAAATGGCTCATTTACCAGCTGAAGTTAGAGAAATAACAGACAAATTAGATTCTGTTGGTAATACTACAGCAGCAATAGGAAAAGGATTTGCTATAGGTTCAGCTGCATTAACAGCATTAGCATTATTTGCATCTTATGCTCAAGCAGTTAATCTAAACAATATAGACTTATTAAACCCTGTTACATTAGTAGGATTATTAATAGGAGCTATGTTACCTTTCTTGTTTGGAGCACTTACTATGGAATCCGTAGGTAAGGCTGCAAATGAAATGGTTGAAGAAGTTAGAAGACAATTTAGAGAAATACCAGGAATCATGGAAGAAACAACTAAACCAGATTATGCAAGATGTGTTGAAATATCTACTGCAGCTGCGTTAAAAGAAATGATTCTTCCAGGAATACTTGCAATAGTAATTCCGATTTTAGTTGGAATACTTTTAGGAGCTGAAGCTTTAGGTGGACTTATTGGTGGAGCCGTAGCTACAGGCGTTTTAATGGCTATAATGATGTCAAACGCAGGTGGAGCTTGGGATAACGCTAAAAAGTACGTAGAAAGCGGAGTTCATGGTGGTAAGGGAAGTTATGCACATAAGGCTACTGTTGTCGGAGACACAGTAGGAGACCCATTTAAAGATACTTCAGGTCCATCCATGAATATATTGATAAAGCTTATGACTATAGTTTCATTAGTGTTTGCACCAGTTATAGTACAATATGGTGGAATATTAATAAATATGTTTAAGTAA
- the rnr gene encoding ribonuclease R: MNVKESIINFMRNQAYKPMEIRELAAVFDINKNEYKEFKKVIKVMEKEGLIVKTNTDKLGLTEKMGLVPGRLQAHQKGFGFVIPDEEGLKDIFIPSSFINGAMNGDKVVAKVTREDLNGKKREGEIIRIIERKNNTIIGVYESSSNFGFVIPEDKRIQNDIFIPKNQKHGADDNDVVIVEITEWPGKRRNPEGKVLEILGKKGDKGLDILTIIKKHSLPEEFPEKVLNFAENIEEHIPKVEYKKRKDLSEVRMVTIDGEDAKDLDDAVSIERLESGNYKLGVHIADVSHYVKENNPLDKEALKRATSVYLIDRVIPMLPQKLSNGICSLNPKVDRLALSCFMVIDKSGKVLEHEIFESVINTSERMTYTEVTKILKKEDNDILKKYDYLYDDFKAMEELCNILNKKRLDRGAIDFDFDESKIILDKMGKPIDIRPYEREISNRIIEEFMLVCNETIAEHMYWANIPFIYRIHENPDEEKLQRFSEFIYNLGYVIKWSKEIHPSSLQEVLNKVKGEKEESVVSTLLLRSMMQAKYGPESVGHFGLAAKYYCHFTSPIRRYPDLMIHRIIKEFINGNVDSERAAKLVPIVDYAAKNSSERERTAEEAEREVDDMKKAEYMSEKIGEEFDAVISSVTSFGFFAQLPNTVEGLVHISTLDDDYYIYDERHLSLVGERTKNIYRLGDLVKIKVARVDLENHEIYFDLLKENLNTEDKALLTKKMSYLDEEDKDDEEDESDIIEDVKSDYYKE; this comes from the coding sequence ATGAACGTTAAAGAAAGCATTATTAATTTTATGAGAAATCAAGCGTATAAGCCAATGGAAATTAGAGAATTAGCTGCAGTTTTTGATATAAATAAAAATGAATATAAAGAATTTAAAAAAGTAATAAAGGTAATGGAAAAGGAAGGGCTTATAGTAAAAACCAACACAGATAAGCTTGGACTTACTGAAAAGATGGGTTTAGTTCCGGGAAGACTTCAAGCTCATCAAAAGGGATTTGGATTTGTTATACCTGATGAAGAGGGTTTAAAGGATATATTTATTCCTAGTTCATTTATAAATGGAGCTATGAATGGTGATAAGGTTGTTGCAAAAGTAACAAGAGAAGACTTAAATGGAAAGAAAAGAGAAGGCGAAATTATAAGAATAATAGAAAGGAAAAACAATACTATCATAGGAGTTTATGAAAGTAGTAGTAATTTTGGATTCGTTATTCCAGAAGATAAAAGGATACAAAATGATATATTCATACCTAAGAACCAAAAGCATGGCGCAGATGATAATGATGTAGTTATAGTAGAAATTACAGAATGGCCAGGAAAGAGAAGAAATCCTGAAGGTAAGGTATTAGAGATATTAGGTAAAAAAGGTGACAAGGGTCTTGATATATTAACAATAATTAAAAAACATTCATTGCCAGAAGAATTTCCAGAAAAGGTTCTAAACTTTGCAGAAAATATAGAAGAGCATATACCAAAGGTTGAATATAAGAAGAGAAAAGATTTAAGCGAAGTTAGAATGGTAACAATTGATGGTGAAGATGCAAAGGATTTAGATGATGCTGTATCTATAGAAAGGCTTGAAAGTGGAAACTACAAACTAGGAGTTCATATAGCAGACGTATCTCACTATGTAAAGGAAAATAATCCACTAGATAAAGAAGCGCTAAAAAGAGCTACTTCAGTTTACTTAATAGATAGGGTTATACCAATGCTTCCACAAAAGTTATCTAATGGGATTTGTTCTTTAAATCCTAAGGTAGATAGATTAGCTTTAAGCTGTTTTATGGTTATAGATAAATCAGGAAAGGTTTTAGAACATGAAATATTTGAAAGTGTAATAAATACAAGTGAGAGAATGACCTATACTGAGGTAACAAAGATACTCAAAAAAGAAGATAATGACATATTAAAAAAATATGATTATCTTTATGATGACTTTAAAGCTATGGAAGAGCTTTGTAATATATTAAACAAGAAAAGACTTGATAGAGGGGCTATAGACTTTGACTTTGATGAATCTAAAATTATACTAGATAAGATGGGTAAACCAATTGATATAAGACCTTATGAAAGAGAAATATCAAATAGAATCATAGAAGAATTTATGTTGGTATGCAATGAAACTATTGCTGAGCATATGTACTGGGCTAATATCCCATTCATTTATAGAATTCATGAAAATCCAGATGAAGAGAAACTGCAACGTTTTAGTGAATTTATCTACAACTTAGGTTATGTAATTAAATGGAGTAAAGAAATACATCCAAGTTCACTTCAAGAGGTATTAAACAAAGTTAAGGGCGAAAAGGAAGAAAGTGTAGTAAGTACTCTTCTTTTAAGATCCATGATGCAAGCTAAGTACGGACCTGAATCAGTAGGACACTTTGGTCTTGCAGCTAAATATTATTGTCACTTTACATCACCAATAAGAAGGTACCCAGACCTTATGATTCATAGAATAATTAAAGAGTTTATAAATGGTAATGTGGACTCAGAAAGAGCTGCAAAGCTTGTTCCTATTGTAGACTATGCAGCAAAGAACTCCTCTGAAAGAGAAAGAACTGCAGAAGAAGCTGAAAGAGAAGTAGACGATATGAAAAAAGCTGAATACATGAGTGAAAAGATTGGAGAAGAGTTTGATGCGGTGATATCTTCAGTAACTAGCTTTGGATTCTTCGCACAGTTACCTAACACCGTAGAAGGCCTAGTCCATATAAGCACACTAGATGATGATTACTATATATATGATGAAAGACACCTTAGTTTAGTAGGAGAAAGAACAAAAAATATATATAGACTAGGAGATTTAGTAAAAATAAAAGTAGCTAGAGTAGACCTTGAAAATCATGAGATATACTTTGATCTTTTAAAAGAGAACTTAAATACAGAAGATAAAGCTCTTTTAACAAAGAAGATGAGCTATTTAGATGAGGAAGACAAAGATGATGAAGAGGATGAAAGTGATATAATAGAAGATGTTAAAAGTGATTACTACAAAGAATAA
- a CDS encoding SDR family NAD(P)-dependent oxidoreductase: MDKYKIDKYTFITGATGGIGYELALVFAKNNHNLCLVARDIKKLREIKLHFESTYKIKVIIYGVDLTLEKGIIEIYQDIKYNNIIIENIINNAGFGSFGRFHEVDKDKDLTMIELNIKSLTHILKLFIPELIENGGGGIMNVASTAAFQSGPMMSVYYATKAYVLSLSGALRLELSPYNINVSTLCPGPTDTNFQSRAKVEKAKSAKGFMMTAESVAISAYKGFKKGKEIIIPGFQNKVLVYGSYLLPRKLIHKVILKVNKG; encoded by the coding sequence GTGGATAAATATAAAATAGATAAATATACTTTTATAACAGGAGCTACAGGTGGTATAGGTTATGAATTAGCATTAGTATTTGCTAAAAATAATCATAATTTGTGCCTTGTAGCAAGGGATATTAAAAAGCTAAGAGAGATTAAATTACATTTTGAAAGCACATATAAAATAAAAGTAATCATATATGGAGTAGATCTTACATTAGAAAAAGGTATCATAGAAATCTATCAGGATATTAAATATAATAATATAATTATAGAAAATATAATTAATAATGCCGGATTTGGAAGCTTTGGAAGGTTTCATGAGGTAGATAAAGATAAGGATCTTACTATGATAGAATTAAATATAAAGTCTTTGACTCATATATTAAAGCTATTTATACCAGAGTTAATTGAAAATGGTGGTGGAGGCATTATGAATGTAGCTTCTACCGCTGCATTCCAATCAGGACCTATGATGTCGGTGTATTATGCAACAAAGGCCTATGTACTGTCTTTATCAGGGGCTTTAAGACTAGAGCTTAGCCCTTATAATATAAATGTATCAACTCTATGCCCAGGCCCTACAGACACTAATTTTCAAAGCAGAGCTAAGGTTGAAAAGGCAAAGAGTGCAAAAGGGTTTATGATGACAGCAGAAAGTGTTGCTATAAGTGCCTACAAAGGATTTAAAAAAGGTAAAGAAATCATAATACCAGGATTTCAAAACAAGGTTTTGGTTTATGGATCTTATTTATTGCCTAGGAAATTAATTCATAAGGTAATATTGAAAGTTAATAAAGGATAA
- the smpB gene encoding SsrA-binding protein SmpB, producing the protein MAKSKSEKVLAENRKARHDYFIEQGFEAGLELVGTEVKSIRNGRSNLKDSYAEVRNGEIFVRNLHVSPYEQGNIFNVDPLRDRKLLLHKSEIYKLDALASQDGYTLVPLSLYLKNGRVKMHLGVGKGKKNYDKRDSMLERDHKRDIDREMKEKYK; encoded by the coding sequence ATGGCTAAAAGTAAATCAGAAAAGGTATTAGCTGAAAATAGAAAAGCAAGACATGACTATTTTATAGAACAAGGCTTTGAAGCAGGCTTAGAGCTTGTAGGAACAGAAGTTAAATCTATAAGAAACGGAAGATCAAATCTAAAAGATAGCTATGCAGAGGTTAGAAATGGGGAGATATTCGTAAGAAATCTTCACGTAAGTCCTTACGAACAAGGCAATATATTTAATGTAGATCCTCTAAGAGATAGAAAGTTACTACTTCATAAAAGTGAAATATATAAATTAGATGCTCTAGCATCTCAAGATGGATATACACTTGTCCCTCTATCCTTATATTTAAAAAATGGAAGAGTTAAAATGCATCTAGGAGTAGGTAAGGGTAAAAAGAACTATGACAAGCGAGACTCCATGCTTGAAAGAGATCATAAAAGAGATATAGATAGAGAAATGAAAGAAAAGTATAAATAA
- a CDS encoding LAGLIDADG family homing endonuclease has translation MTSEEKAYIAGIIDGEGSIMLLKFHHNQFPSPCISISSTTIELLQWIKDVTKIGTIKAKKNYNIEKHADSFTYTIKYNDAINLLVEIEPYLIIKIKKKRAKLIIQKYKDVTPRNGKYSDEMLKLKEDFYQEFMGLNLQ, from the coding sequence ATGACTTCTGAAGAAAAAGCTTATATAGCTGGAATTATAGATGGTGAAGGTAGTATTATGCTTTTAAAATTTCATCATAATCAATTCCCCTCTCCATGCATAAGCATAAGTTCAACTACTATAGAATTATTACAATGGATAAAAGACGTAACTAAGATTGGAACAATAAAGGCAAAGAAAAATTATAATATAGAAAAGCATGCAGATTCATTCACCTATACAATAAAGTATAACGATGCTATCAATCTTCTAGTTGAGATCGAACCATATTTAATCATTAAAATCAAAAAGAAAAGAGCTAAACTAATAATTCAAAAATATAAAGATGTTACCCCTAGAAATGGAAAATATTCTGATGAGATGCTGAAATTAAAGGAAGACTTTTACCAGGAATTCATGGGTCTAAATTTGCAATAA
- a CDS encoding ABC-F family ATP-binding cassette domain-containing protein yields the protein MINVDNLSYSFPKKDLYNNISFTLEDGQHCAFIGTNGSGKSTLIDILIDPEKYMFDGSLDKSPNCRIGYVRQFSEQEATKEITVFEYIGEEFIKLQNQMTSICSEMETSTDVDTLLEKYQQTLDAFDAINGDDFEKIINKKLNLTNLMKYKDTMISSLSGGEIKLIQVIKAMLNSPDLMIMDEPDVFLDFENLNSLKNLINSHKGTMLIITHNRYLLNHCFNKIIHLENMEIQEFDGSYIDYNFSLLQTKIELQELATVDNEEFDRNEKLINKLRILATDHSEPAKGRALNARVKVQERLEKSRIKAPFVEIKEPYINLSAYNVMDEATVLKVTDYSVAFDDTLLENVNFEIKSTDKVAIVGPNGTGKTTLLGEILKDNNDCIELNENVEISYLSQLQSKTLNNSNTILEEFFDVGFETREDILSHISCYGFEEERINQKIGTLSGGEKNLLQLAKISESKSNMLLLDEPTCHLDTYSQIALEKAIQNYKGAIIMISHDFYTIVNCMDYVLIIEDKTIRKVKMKIFKRMIYANHFGRDYLEIEQNKRIVETKIQLALKYNDFILAKELSEELEELIKLLQI from the coding sequence ATGATAAACGTTGATAACTTATCCTACTCATTTCCCAAAAAGGATCTATATAATAATATTTCATTTACATTAGAAGATGGACAGCATTGTGCTTTCATAGGAACAAATGGCAGTGGAAAAAGTACACTAATAGATATACTTATTGATCCAGAAAAATATATGTTTGATGGTTCCTTAGATAAATCCCCTAATTGTAGAATTGGGTATGTACGTCAATTCTCAGAGCAGGAGGCAACAAAAGAAATTACAGTCTTCGAATATATCGGAGAAGAATTTATTAAACTACAAAATCAAATGACATCTATTTGCAGCGAGATGGAAACATCCACCGATGTTGATACTTTACTAGAAAAGTATCAACAAACTTTAGACGCATTTGACGCAATTAATGGTGATGATTTTGAAAAAATTATTAATAAGAAACTAAATCTTACAAACTTAATGAAGTATAAAGATACAATGATATCTTCCCTTAGTGGTGGTGAAATTAAGCTTATTCAAGTAATTAAGGCAATGCTAAATAGTCCTGACTTAATGATTATGGATGAACCAGATGTGTTTTTAGACTTTGAAAACCTTAATTCTCTTAAAAATCTAATTAATTCACACAAAGGAACAATGTTAATTATTACTCACAATAGGTATCTACTTAATCATTGTTTCAACAAAATTATCCACCTTGAAAATATGGAAATACAAGAGTTTGATGGAAGCTATATTGATTATAACTTCTCATTACTTCAAACTAAAATTGAGTTACAAGAACTAGCTACTGTTGATAATGAAGAATTTGATAGAAACGAAAAACTAATAAACAAACTAAGAATTCTCGCAACTGATCATTCTGAACCTGCAAAAGGAAGGGCTCTAAATGCTAGAGTTAAAGTTCAAGAAAGATTAGAAAAAAGTAGAATAAAGGCTCCCTTTGTAGAAATTAAAGAACCTTATATAAATTTATCTGCCTATAATGTAATGGATGAAGCCACTGTTTTAAAAGTTACTGATTACAGTGTTGCCTTTGATGATACACTTCTAGAAAATGTTAACTTTGAGATTAAATCTACTGATAAAGTAGCCATTGTGGGACCAAATGGTACAGGGAAAACTACTTTACTAGGAGAAATCTTAAAAGACAATAATGATTGTATTGAGCTAAATGAAAATGTTGAAATATCATATTTATCTCAATTACAAAGTAAAACGCTAAATAATTCTAATACCATACTTGAAGAGTTTTTCGATGTTGGTTTCGAAACTCGTGAAGATATTTTATCGCATATTTCATGCTATGGTTTTGAAGAAGAAAGAATTAATCAAAAAATAGGCACATTATCTGGTGGAGAAAAAAATCTACTTCAATTAGCTAAAATCTCTGAAAGTAAATCAAACATGTTGCTTCTTGATGAGCCAACATGCCATTTAGATACATATTCACAAATAGCACTTGAAAAAGCTATACAAAATTATAAAGGTGCTATTATAATGATTTCACATGATTTCTATACTATAGTAAACTGTATGGATTATGTTTTAATCATTGAAGATAAGACAATTAGAAAAGTAAAGATGAAAATTTTTAAAAGGATGATTTATGCTAATCATTTTGGAAGAGACTATTTAGAAATTGAACAAAATAAAAGAATAGTTGAAACAAAAATACAATTAGCTTTAAAATATAATGATTTTATCCTTGCAAAAGAATTGTCTGAAGAGTTAGAAGAGCTGATTAAGTTACTTCAAATTTAG
- a CDS encoding ROK family transcriptional regulator — MELTKKQQKLRFKILDTIYAEGPISRIDISKKTSITPATVSEITSNMIHEKLIHEIGEVIPEQSTSGRKKILLGISSSHSFYIGTELSQKYISFCLTDNTGKVFSKKVIKLNTYDLSDTSTETFYVNELQDFIISCHKYNPLGIGIAIPGHFDVVNKSIITNNSFWENFNIKVLLDRIDLPIYFENNVKCMTLSERLFSFNGTDNNFIFFHVGRGMFCSYMYNGELYAKDNFLVGEIGHIIVHPNGELCECGKRGCLQTYASEAWIIKKSQILFDNSETTYLKQLVTKKNQITIETILKAYILGDEGVNNILHSAIKYLSITINNLSMMIDSNKVIIHGELFTEPLLSNLLKEYLIQNISLLSIQKERNVIVKSYHNYNGALAASSLCVSKFLINQVRDN, encoded by the coding sequence ATGGAACTTACAAAAAAACAACAAAAGCTACGATTTAAAATTTTAGATACAATCTATGCCGAGGGACCTATTTCTAGAATTGATATTTCAAAAAAGACCAGTATTACACCTGCAACTGTTAGTGAAATTACTAGTAATATGATTCACGAAAAACTTATTCATGAAATCGGAGAAGTTATCCCAGAACAAAGTACATCCGGCCGCAAAAAGATACTTTTAGGTATATCTTCTAGCCACAGTTTTTATATTGGAACTGAGTTATCTCAAAAATATATTTCTTTTTGTTTAACCGATAATACGGGTAAAGTATTTTCAAAAAAGGTTATTAAATTAAATACTTATGATTTAAGTGATACTTCAACCGAAACATTTTATGTTAACGAATTACAAGACTTCATAATTTCTTGCCACAAGTATAACCCATTAGGAATTGGGATTGCCATTCCTGGCCATTTTGATGTGGTAAACAAATCAATTATTACTAATAATTCCTTTTGGGAAAATTTTAATATTAAAGTCTTATTAGATAGAATCGATCTACCAATTTATTTTGAAAACAATGTTAAATGCATGACATTATCAGAAAGGTTATTTAGCTTTAATGGCACTGACAACAATTTTATATTCTTCCATGTTGGTAGAGGAATGTTTTGTTCCTACATGTATAATGGTGAACTTTATGCCAAAGATAATTTTCTTGTTGGAGAAATAGGCCATATAATTGTTCACCCAAATGGTGAATTATGTGAATGCGGTAAAAGGGGTTGTCTTCAAACTTATGCAAGCGAGGCATGGATTATCAAAAAGTCTCAAATACTTTTTGACAATTCAGAAACTACATACCTAAAACAATTAGTTACAAAGAAAAACCAAATAACAATAGAAACTATATTAAAAGCATATATTTTAGGAGATGAAGGGGTAAACAATATACTTCATTCCGCAATTAAATATCTTTCAATTACTATAAATAATTTATCTATGATGATTGATTCAAATAAAGTTATTATTCATGGAGAGTTATTCACCGAACCTTTACTATCAAATTTGTTGAAAGAATATTTAATCCAAAATATCAGCCTATTATCAATACAGAAAGAAAGAAATGTTATAGTTAAAAGCTACCATAACTACAATGGTGCTTTAGCCGCTTCTAGTCTTTGTGTATCAAAATTTTTAATTAATCAAGTAAGAGATAATTAA
- a CDS encoding PTS sugar transporter subunit IIC — MKKVNEILEEKMLPIAAKLGSNKVLISIRDGITLSMPLIIIGSLFLIIASFPIDAWTIWLTNVGIDVYLWKGVDSSFGLMGLVASFGIANSLARQHKVDGISAGIIALSSFIVVTPFVKGESGAGIPIGYMGSKGLFVAMAIGITSALIFKWFIKHNIQIKLPDSVPPAVSRSFSALIPGVAIITLWLVIYAVFDIANIGNVHDLMLKVLGGPLGLIGNNIFGTVIAILLNSLFWFVGIHGGNVVNSILNPIWLMNSDANRLIFQADKAAHLPNIITAQFMDNFVYMGGGGATIGLVIVIAIVARRKKASQISKAMAPITLTPGIFNINEPAMFGLPVVMNISLLIPFILAPIANAVISYVAMSSGLVSTTTGIAASWTMPPIISGFLTTGGHISGSILQLVCIIIDVAIYWYFYQSVEKQNLALESKEAN, encoded by the coding sequence ATGAAAAAGGTTAATGAAATCCTTGAAGAAAAGATGTTGCCTATTGCAGCAAAGCTAGGTTCAAACAAAGTACTAATTTCAATACGTGATGGTATCACATTGAGTATGCCTTTAATTATTATTGGTTCATTATTTCTTATAATAGCAAGTTTTCCAATCGATGCATGGACTATTTGGTTAACTAATGTAGGAATCGATGTTTACTTGTGGAAGGGGGTAGATAGTAGTTTTGGATTGATGGGCTTAGTTGCAAGTTTTGGAATTGCTAATAGTCTAGCACGTCAGCATAAAGTTGATGGTATTTCAGCAGGTATTATAGCATTATCTTCTTTCATTGTTGTAACACCGTTTGTAAAGGGAGAATCAGGTGCAGGAATCCCAATTGGATATATGGGAAGTAAAGGTTTATTTGTAGCCATGGCTATTGGTATTACTTCAGCTTTGATTTTCAAGTGGTTTATTAAACATAATATTCAAATCAAATTACCAGATTCTGTACCACCTGCAGTTTCGAGAAGTTTTAGTGCTTTAATTCCAGGGGTAGCTATTATAACTTTATGGTTAGTTATTTATGCGGTTTTTGATATAGCGAATATTGGAAATGTTCATGATTTAATGTTGAAAGTTTTAGGAGGCCCGCTGGGACTAATTGGTAATAACATCTTTGGAACAGTTATTGCAATCTTATTAAATAGTTTATTCTGGTTTGTTGGTATTCATGGGGGTAACGTTGTAAATAGTATTCTTAATCCAATTTGGTTAATGAATTCTGATGCCAACCGTTTAATATTTCAAGCAGATAAAGCAGCACATTTACCAAATATCATTACGGCACAGTTTATGGACAACTTTGTTTACATGGGTGGTGGTGGTGCTACAATTGGTTTAGTAATTGTTATTGCAATTGTTGCAAGACGTAAGAAAGCTAGCCAAATTAGTAAAGCTATGGCACCTATAACTTTAACACCGGGAATTTTTAATATTAATGAGCCGGCAATGTTTGGGTTACCAGTTGTAATGAACATTTCATTATTAATACCATTTATTCTAGCACCAATAGCAAATGCTGTAATATCATATGTAGCAATGTCCTCAGGTTTAGTTTCTACAACTACAGGTATTGCTGCTTCTTGGACAATGCCACCAATTATTAGTGGATTCCTTACAACAGGAGGTCACATAAGTGGTTCTATTTTACAATTGGTATGTATAATTATTGACGTAGCAATTTATTGGTATTTCTATCAATCAGTTGAGAAACAAAATTTAGCCCTAGAATCAAAAGAGGCTAATTAG